The Raphanus sativus cultivar WK10039 unplaced genomic scaffold, ASM80110v3 Scaffold0016, whole genome shotgun sequence genome includes a region encoding these proteins:
- the LOC108821903 gene encoding thiol-disulfide oxidoreductase LTO1: MVRKAEKMMNDVCLTSPFGSSDCSTTMMARFVSVSSPQFPSVFRELPPSSSTLYPRRFEVYHRRFSIKCSSSKPEDGVDSAPSLSSSSSSPSTSEVPIDTSSYNLYTVLGGIGMLDTAYLTYLKLTGSDAFCPVGGGGACGDVLNSDYALVFGVPLPVIGFIMYGLVTALSAQLGNAEGNLPFGVSKTNGRLALFAATTTMASASAYFLYILSTKLSGSSCLYCLLSAFLSFTLFFLSLKDVKLQEIQQVVGLQICLAIIVVASLSASYSSAQPISTRSGDIELPYYSTEITTSSSPYAVALAKHLNSIGAKMYGAFWCSHCLEQKEMFGREAAKLLNYVECFPEGYKKGVQIFKACSDARIEGFPTWMINGQVLSGEVELAELAEMSGFTLDQADEANQLK, from the exons ATGGTGAGAAAAGcggagaagatgatgaatgaTGTTTGTCTGACAAGTCCATTTGGGAGTAGCGATTGTTCGACGACGATGATGGCGAGGTTTGTCTCTGTATCGTCTCCTCAGTTTCCTTCCGTCTTCCGCGAGCTCCCTCCTTCATCGTCAACTCTTTATCCGAGACGCTTCGAG GTCTATCACCGGAGATTTTCAATCAAATGTTCTTCATCTAAGCCGGAAGATGGTGTAGATTCGGCGCCGTCTTTGTCTTCCTCCTCATCGTCGCCGTCCACAAGTGAAGTACCTATCGACACTTCGTCATACAACTTGTACACCGTACTCGGCGGTATTGGGATGCTAGACACCGCGTATTTGACTTACCTCAAGCTCACTGGCTCCGATGCCTTCTGCCctgttggtggtggtggtgcttGCGGCGATGTCTTAAACAGCGATTACGCCCTTGTTTTCG GTGTTCCTCTGCCAGTGATTGGGTTTATTATGTATGGCTTAGTAACCGCTCTAAGTGCACAGCTTGGGAATGCGGAAGGGAATCTACCCTTTGGAGTCAGTAAGACCAACGGGCGTCTTGCGTTGTTCGCGGCCACGACTACAATGGCATCTGCTAGTGCATATTTCCTCTATATCCTTAGCACAAAACTCTCAGGATCATCGTGTCTCTACTGTCTACTGTCTGCTTTCCTTTCGTTTACTCTATTTTTCCTCTCTTTAAAG GATGTGAAGTTGCAAGAGATACAACAAGTTGTAGGATTGCAGATATGCTTGGCAATCATAGTAGTTGCCTCCTTATCTGCTTCCTATAGTTCTGCTCAACCAATCTCTACACG ATCAGGTGACATTGAACTGCCATATTATTCAACGGAGATCACTACATCGTCCAGTCCTTATGCTGTTGCTCTAGCAAAACATCTAAACTCCATTGGAGCTAAAATGTATGGAGCATTCTGGTGTTCACACTGCCTAGAGCAAAAAGAG ATGTTTGGAAGAGAAGCAGCAAAACTACTGAACTACGTGGAATGTTTTCCGGAAGGGTATAAGAAAGGAGTTCAAATATTCAAGGCGTGTTCAGATGCTAGGATCGAAGGATTCCCGACATGGATGATAAATGGCCAG gTCTTAAGCGGAGAAGTAGAACTCGCTGAACTAGCGGAGATGTCTGGATTCACCCTTGATCAGGCAGATGAGGCCAATCAACTTAAGTAA
- the LOC108821905 gene encoding uncharacterized protein LOC108821905 has product MSTTQISEIEQEQLIEKLEIFKIHGRDKRGRKILRIIGKFFPARLLSLDVLKKYLEEKIFPRLGRKPFAVLYVHTGVQRSENFPGISALRAIYDAIPVNVRDNNLQEVYFLHPGLQSRLFLATCGRFLFSGGLYGKLRYISRVEYLWEHVRRNEIEMPEFVYDHDDDLEYRPMMDYGQESDHARVYAGAAVDSSVSSFSMRCIS; this is encoded by the exons atgagcaCCACTCAGATATCGGAGATTGAACAGGAGCAGCTGATAGAGAAGCTTGAGATCTTCAAGATCCATGGCAGAGACAAACGAGGACGTAAGATCCTTCGGATCATCGGCAAGTTCTTTCCAG CTCGGCTTCTATCACTGGATGTGTTGAAGAAGTATCTTGAGGAGAAGATCTTTCCTCGATTAGGGAGAAAACCTTTCGCCGTTCTCTACGTTCACACCGGCGTACAGAGGAGCGAGAATTTCCCGGGAATCTCAGCTCTACGGGCGATCTACGACGCGATTCCGGTTAACGTAAGAGACAATAATCTCCAGGAGGTTTACTTCCTCCACCCAGGCCTTCAATCACGTCTCTTCCTCGCCACTTGCGGACGATTCCTCTTCTCCGGCGG GTTGTACGGGAAGCTAAGGTACATAAGCAGAGTTGAGTACTTGTGGGAACACGTGAGGAGGAACGAGATAGAGATGCCGGAGTTTGTGTACGATCACGACGACGATCTGGAGTATCGTCCGATGATGGATTACGGTCAAGAGAGCGATCACGCTAGGGTTTACGCCGGAGCCGCCGTTGATTCATCAGTCTCCAGTTTCTCCATGAGGTGTATCTCTTAG